From Hoeflea sp. 108:
GTCGGACGGATCCGACTTCGACATCTTCTTCGAACCGTCGCGCAGGCTCATGATGCGTGCAGCCGGTCCACCGATGATTGGCTCGGTGATCGGGAAGAAGCCGTTGACCGTCTCTTCGCCCATCTGCATTTCCACGCCGATGCCGAGGTCGGCGATGCGGGCCGAGAAGTCGTTGTTGAACTTCTGGGCGATGTCGCGGGTGAGTTCGAGATGCTGCTTCTGGTCTTCGCCCACAGGCACGTGGGTGGCGCGGTAGAGCAGGATGTCGGCCGCCATCAGGCTCGGATAGGCAAGCAGGCCCAGCGAGGCGTTCTCGCGGTCCTTGCCGGCCTTGTCCTTGAACTGCGTCATGCGGTTCATCCAGCCGATGCGCGCCACGCAATTGAAGATCCAGGCAAGCTCGGCGTGCTGCAGCACACGGGCCTGGTTGAAGACGATGTGCTTCTTGGGGTCGATGCCGGCCGCCAGGAACGCCGCGGTGATCGAGCGCGTCTGGCCTTCGAGGTCGTCATGGACGAGCTGGGCAGTCAGCGAATGCAGGTCGACGACGCAATAGATGCAGTCGTTGGTGTCCTGCAGGGCGACGAACTTGCGGATGGCGCCGAGATAGTTGCCGAGATGGAGATTGCCGGTCGGCTGGACGCCGGAGAAGACGAGGGGCTTGAAGGCGGTCATGATGGATCCCGTGGCTTGTGGAGGGCCGTTTCGCGCGCGGCGAAATGCGAGACGCGCTTATGAACGATGGTCGGGAAACGATCAAGACTTTGCGGAGCTGGCCCCACTTTCGCGGCCGGGCTGCCCCAGTTGCCCAGGAGCTTCCGACTTGCGCCTGGCCGCCCGCTTGTCGGGCAGTCCGACCAGCGTGCGGAAAGGCGCAGGCAACATGTCCGCGAGGACGGCAAACATCAGCGACCAGAAGGTAGTGATGGCGACCACAAGGACGAACTCCAGCCACAGCGGCCGTTCCAGCGGCAGCACGTAGAACAGCGCCATCACCACGAAGGTCTGGTGGACGATGTAGAGCGGGAAGATCTTGGCGTTGAGCCAGCTGAGCGTCTTGCTCGGCCGATTGAGGTGTCTGGAAGCGAAGCCGACGCAGGCGAGGATCATGCACCAGGCCATGACGAAGGATAGCGTCTTGTAGAGTGCTTCGTTCATGCCGCCATGCGCGCCGCCGATGCCGTAGACCTCGCCGATCCAGGCGTAGCGGAAAAGCAGAGCCGTCAGCACGGCAACCATCGCCGCGCTCAACCAGCGCCGCGAAACGATGCCGCCGATGACCGCTTGATGATGCTTGGCGACGAGGAAACCGAGGCCGAACCAGCTCGCTTCGGCCGCGAACCAGGCGCCGTCATTGTAGAGCACGTTGGTCTGGCGCGGGAAGAATGGCGACAGCGCCAGATGCAGAACGAGCGGCAGCAGCACAAGCACATAAATCGCCGGCGAGCGCGCGACGCGCTCGAAGCCGGCCATGAACGGGCGCATCCGCTCAGACGTCACCAGCAGGAAGACAGGGTAGCAGATGAAGGTCATGACCAGCAGATAGGCCACGAACCACATATGCGCCCAGGAGAAGTTGCCGGTCGGGTAGCGTCCCTCGGTGAAGTAGTGCACCAGCCAGAATTCGAACAGCGAGCCCGAGAAGTCACCCTCGTAGATGCGCTCGTACCAGACCTGCGGCACGATGATCACGCACATGGCGAAGATCAGCGGCACGAACAGCCTGACGAAGCGGCCGCGCAGGAAGGCGAGCCCGCTTTCGGAGCGGAAGGCGAACCATGTGCCCATGCCCGAGACGAAAAACAGCAGCGCCAGCCGCCAGACCCGCGGAAACATCATCGCCAGCGACAGGCCGGCGCTACGTTCGGGGCTGCTGATCAGCCAGTCGAGGTCGGGAAAGAAGCCGACCGACGAATGATAGAGAATGAGCAGGGCAAATGCCGTGACGCGTAACCAGTCGACGTAGTGAAGTCTTGTGCTCTGCTGCATCGGGCTTGCGCCCCCGCCTTCCGGACTATGAGGTCATAGTCGAATATTTCGTCGGCCAAGTTGATGACCGGGAAATATTAAAAATTCCCCCTTCGCGCTGCAGCGCCTGGCCTACTCCGGTTCGACGACGGGCTCCGTTGGTGTCGCGCGGTTGCGCTTGATGTTGCGCCTGAGCATGCCGAAATCGGCGCCGCCGATGCCGAAGGCGAGTCCGAAATAGACGATCACCGCGCCGGCAATCAGCACCGCCAGTGCCGCCGCCTGGGTGTAGAAGGGTGCTGCAGATCCCAGCCACTGTTCGGCAAAACCCATCGCGTACCATAGGCCGGCTGCCATGATCGCCGAGGCGATGACGAGCCGTGGGGCGCGGCGGATAAGGCCGGCGTCGCGGTCCCAGTGGCCGCGCCAGATCAGTGTACCCAAAAGCATCGCCGCGTTGATCCAGCCGGCGATCGCGGACGCGGCCGCAATGCCGGGCGCGCCCATAGATGGGAACAGCGTCAGCGCCACCGAGATGTTCACCGCCACCGAGATCGCGGCGAAATACATCGGCGTGCGCGTGTCCTCGCGGGCGAAGAAGCCGGGCGTGAACGCCTTGATCAGCACGAAGGCGGGCAGGCCGAGACCGAAGATGGCGAGGATGGAGGCCACGACCGGCGTGCTGTTCGAGGCGGCGAAGGCGCCGCGCTCATAGAGCACACGTACGATCGGCTCGGACATCACAAGCAGTGCCGCCGTGGCCGGCAGCGTCAGGAACAGGGTGAACTCCACCGAGCGGTTCTGCAGGTTTGCCGCCTCGATCCGGTTGCCCGACTTCAGTGCCCGCGACAGTTCCGGCAAAAGCACGATGGCGACGGCCACGCCGACCACGCCGAGCGGCAGCTGGTAGATGCGGTCGGCCAGGTTAAGCGACGACACGGCGCTGTCCTGGCCCGAGGCGATGGCCGTACCGATCAGCGTGTTGATCTGGGTGATGCCGCCGGTGATCGCCGCGGGGAGGGCGAGCCACAACAGGCGCTTGACGTTGGGCGTCATCTTCGGTCGGCGGAAGCCGATCGAGATACCGGCGTGGCGCACCGCGATCCAGACGATGGCAAGCTGCACGATGCCGGCGGCCAGAACGCCCCAGGCAAGCGCGTAGCCGACCTTCAGCCCATCATGGCCGTTGTACCAGGCGTTGGCCAGAACCCCGACCAGGATGACGTTCAGGAACACCGGTGCTACGGCGGCGGCGAAGTAACGGCGCAGCGAGTTCAGCATGCCGGCCATCATCGCACCCAGTGACATGCAGATGAGGTAGGGGAACATGATGGTGGCGAGCGCCACCGTCAGATCGTATTTGTCGGGATCGGCGGCAAAGCCGGGCGCCACGATGAAGCGCACGATCAGCGGCATCGCCAGTTCCATGGCGATGGTCAGCACCAGAAGCACCGAAAACAGCACGCCGAACACTTCTTCCGAGAAGCGCTTGGCGCCGTCGACGCCGGTGGCCTCGATCTCCTTGGCAAACAGCGGCACGAAGGCTGCGTTGAACGCGCCCTCGGCAAACAACCGGCGGAAGGTGTTGGGAAACTGGAAGGCGGCGTAGAAGGCGTCGGCCACCGGTCCGGTGCCGAGTGCTGCAGCCATCAGCATCTCGCGGGCAAAGCCCAGCAGCCGGCTCATCAGCGTGCCCGAGGCGACCGTCGCGAATTTCTTGATCAATGACATGGGGGGCGACAATGCCTCGGCGATTGCGACGAGATGATGGTCCGGTTCACTCTGCTGCGGCCTTCGCCTTGCCGCGTTCGGCTGCGGGGCCGTCCAGCGTCGTGATCAGCCGGGCGCGGATGCTGTCGAGCCGCGTCGGGTTGTCGAGCTTCTGGCCGGTCAGGTCGGTTACGTAGAAGGTGTCGATGACCTTCTCGCCGAAAGTGGTGATGTGGGCCGAGGCGATGTCGAGCGACAGGTCAGACAGCGCGCCCGTGATCTCCGACAGCAGGCCCGGGCGGTCCAGCCCTTCCACCTCGACCACGGAGAAGCGGTTCGACAGCGTGTTGCGGATCTCGGCGCGCGGCTGGATGCGGAAGGTCTTCTGGCCGCGCTTGGGCTTGGCTCGCTTGGCGATCATCTCCGGTAGCCAGCTTTTGCCCGACAGCACGTCCTCGATCAGCCCGCCGACGCGTTCGGCCCGGCGGCGCTCGTCCTCATCGCGGTCGAATTCGCGTGAGATCAGGATGATGTCCAGCGCCCGCCCGTCCGAAGTGGTGAAGATCTGCGCGTCGACGATGTTGCCGCCGGCGGCCGCACAGGCGCCTGCGATAACCGAAAGCAAGCGCGGATGGTCCTGCGCCAGCACGGTGATCTCGGTCACCGCCTCGAATTCGCGCGTCCTGACCATGGTCGACAGATGCTTGCCGGCTTCGTCGGTGGCGCGGATGAATTCGGCGTGCCGCTTCTGGTCCTCGAGGTCGACGGTCAGCAAATAGTTGTCGTAGTGCAGCTTGACGTATTTCTTGCGCGCCCGTTCCGGCCAGGCCTCGAGTGCCGCGGCCAGCGTCTCGCGTGCTGCCGCCGTGCGCTCGGCCCGGGACACCTCGGAGAAGCCGCCGGTGAGCAGAAGTTCGGTCTCGTAATAGAGCGTGCGCAGCAGCTGGCCCTTCCAGCCGTTCCACACGCCGGGACCGACGCCCCTGATGTCGCACACCGTCAGGATCAAGAGCAGCTTCAGCCGCTCCACCGACTGCACCACATCAGCGAAGTCGTCGATGGTCTTGCGATCGTTGAGATCGCGCGTCTGCGCCGTCATCGACATGACCAGGTGGTTCTCCACCAGCC
This genomic window contains:
- the trpS gene encoding tryptophan--tRNA ligase, translated to MTAFKPLVFSGVQPTGNLHLGNYLGAIRKFVALQDTNDCIYCVVDLHSLTAQLVHDDLEGQTRSITAAFLAAGIDPKKHIVFNQARVLQHAELAWIFNCVARIGWMNRMTQFKDKAGKDRENASLGLLAYPSLMAADILLYRATHVPVGEDQKQHLELTRDIAQKFNNDFSARIADLGIGVEMQMGEETVNGFFPITEPIIGGPAARIMSLRDGSKKMSKSDPSDLSRINLTDDADTISKKIKKAKTDPEALPSETDGLKERPEAENLVGIYAGLADMSKEAVLKEFGGQQFSVFKPALADLAVDKLAPVAGEMRRLMADPAYIDSVLRDGGDRARAIAEGTMKSVRNIIGLLGD
- a CDS encoding acyltransferase, whose protein sequence is MQQSTRLHYVDWLRVTAFALLILYHSSVGFFPDLDWLISSPERSAGLSLAMMFPRVWRLALLFFVSGMGTWFAFRSESGLAFLRGRFVRLFVPLIFAMCVIIVPQVWYERIYEGDFSGSLFEFWLVHYFTEGRYPTGNFSWAHMWFVAYLLVMTFICYPVFLLVTSERMRPFMAGFERVARSPAIYVLVLLPLVLHLALSPFFPRQTNVLYNDGAWFAAEASWFGLGFLVAKHHQAVIGGIVSRRWLSAAMVAVLTALLFRYAWIGEVYGIGGAHGGMNEALYKTLSFVMAWCMILACVGFASRHLNRPSKTLSWLNAKIFPLYIVHQTFVVMALFYVLPLERPLWLEFVLVVAITTFWSLMFAVLADMLPAPFRTLVGLPDKRAARRKSEAPGQLGQPGRESGASSAKS
- the murJ gene encoding murein biosynthesis integral membrane protein MurJ; the protein is MSLIKKFATVASGTLMSRLLGFAREMLMAAALGTGPVADAFYAAFQFPNTFRRLFAEGAFNAAFVPLFAKEIEATGVDGAKRFSEEVFGVLFSVLLVLTIAMELAMPLIVRFIVAPGFAADPDKYDLTVALATIMFPYLICMSLGAMMAGMLNSLRRYFAAAVAPVFLNVILVGVLANAWYNGHDGLKVGYALAWGVLAAGIVQLAIVWIAVRHAGISIGFRRPKMTPNVKRLLWLALPAAITGGITQINTLIGTAIASGQDSAVSSLNLADRIYQLPLGVVGVAVAIVLLPELSRALKSGNRIEAANLQNRSVEFTLFLTLPATAALLVMSEPIVRVLYERGAFAASNSTPVVASILAIFGLGLPAFVLIKAFTPGFFAREDTRTPMYFAAISVAVNISVALTLFPSMGAPGIAAASAIAGWINAAMLLGTLIWRGHWDRDAGLIRRAPRLVIASAIMAAGLWYAMGFAEQWLGSAAPFYTQAAALAVLIAGAVIVYFGLAFGIGGADFGMLRRNIKRNRATPTEPVVEPE